One Eubalaena glacialis isolate mEubGla1 chromosome 11, mEubGla1.1.hap2.+ XY, whole genome shotgun sequence DNA segment encodes these proteins:
- the NAB2 gene encoding NGFI-A-binding protein 2 isoform X2 has product MHRAPSPTAEQPPGGGDSARRTPQPRLKPSARAMALPRTLGELQLYRVLQRANLLSYYETFIQQGGDDVQQLCEAGEEEFLEIMALVGMATKPLHVRRLQKALREWATNPGLFSQPVPAVPVSSIPLFKISETAGTRKGSMSNGHGSPGEKAGSARSFSPKSPLELGEKLSPLSGGPGAGDPRIWPGRSTPESDVGAGGEEEAGSPPFSPPAGGGVPEGTGAGGLAAAGAGGGPDRLEPEMVRMVVESVERIFRSFPRGDAGEVTSLLKLNKKLARSVGHIFEMDDNDSQKEEEIRKYSIIYGRFDSKRREGKQLSLHELTINEAAAQFCMRDNTLLLRRVELFSLSRQVARESTYLSSLKGSRLHPEELGGPPLKKLKQEVGEQSHSEIQQPPPGPESYAHPYRPSLEEDSASLSGESLDGHLQEFEEGLLDRCPAPGPHPALVEGRRSSMKVEAEASRQ; this is encoded by the exons ATGCACAGAGCTCCCTCCCCCACAGCCGAGCAGCCGCCGGGCGGAGGGGACAGCGCCCGCCGGACCCCGCAGCCCAGACTCAA GCCCAGTGCCCGAGCCATGGCCCTGCCTCGGACACTGGGGGAGCTGCAGCTGTACCGGGTCCTGCAGCGCGCCAATCTCCTTTCCTACTATGAGACCTTCATCCAGCAGGGAGGGGACGACGTGCAGCAACTGTGTGAGGCGGGTGAGGAGGAGTTCCTGGAGATCATGGCACTCGTGGGCATGGCCACCAAGCCCCTCCATGTCCGACGCCTACAGAAGGCACTGAGAGAGTGGGCCACCAATCCAGGGCTCTTCAGCCAGCCGGTGCCTGCTGTGCCCGTTTCCAGCATTCCACTCTTCAAGATCTCTGAAACTGCAGGGACCCGGAAAGGGAGCATGAGCAACGGGCATGGCAGCCCAGGGGAAAAGGCGGGCAGTGCCCGCAGTTTTAGCCCTAAGAGCCCCCTTGAACTTGGAGAGAAGCTGTCGCCATTGTCTGGGGGACCTGGGGCAGGGGACCCCCGGATCTGGCCAGGCCGGAGCACTCCAGAGTCCGATGTTGGggcaggaggagaagaggaggctGGCTCACCCCCGTTCTCGCCACCTGCAGGGGGAGGAGTCCCTGAGGGgactggggctggggggctggcagCAGCTGGGGCTGGTGGTGGTCCGGATCGACTGGAGCCAGAGATGGTACGCATGGTGGTGGAGAGCGTGGAGAGGATCTTCCGAAGCTTCCCAAGGGGGGATGCTGGGGAGGTAACTTCCCTGCTGAAGCTGAACAAGAAGCTGGCACGGAGCGTGGGCCACATCTTTGAGATGGACGATAATGACagccagaaggaagaggagataCGCAAATACAGCATCATCTATGGCCGCTTTGACTCCAAGCGGCGGGAGGGCAAGCAGCTCAGCCTGCATGAG CTGACCATCAACGAGGCTGCTGCCCAGTTTTGCATGAGGGACAACACTCTTTTACTGCGGAGGGTGGAACTCTTCTCCCTGTCCCGCCAAGTGGCCCGAGAGAGCACCTACCTGTCCTCCTTGAAGGGCTCCAG GCTCCACCCTGAAGAACTGGGAGGCCCCCCACTGAAGAAATTGAAACAAGAG GTTGGAGAACAAAGTCACTCTGAAATCCAGCAGCCTCCCCCAGGCCCTGAGTCCTATGCACACCCATACCGCCCCAGCCTGGAGGAAGACAGCGCCAGCCTGTCCGGGGAGAGCCTGGATGGACACTTGCAGG AGTTCGAGGAGGGGCTGCTGGACCGATGCCCTGCCCCAGGACCCCATCCTGCTCTGGTGGAAGGTCGAAGGAGCAGCATGAAAGTGGAGGCTGAGGCCAGCCGGCAGTGA
- the NAB2 gene encoding NGFI-A-binding protein 2 isoform X1, protein MHRAPSPTAEQPPGGGDSARRTPQPRLKPSARAMALPRTLGELQLYRVLQRANLLSYYETFIQQGGDDVQQLCEAGEEEFLEIMALVGMATKPLHVRRLQKALREWATNPGLFSQPVPAVPVSSIPLFKISETAGTRKGSMSNGHGSPGEKAGSARSFSPKSPLELGEKLSPLSGGPGAGDPRIWPGRSTPESDVGAGGEEEAGSPPFSPPAGGGVPEGTGAGGLAAAGAGGGPDRLEPEMVRMVVESVERIFRSFPRGDAGEVTSLLKLNKKLARSVGHIFEMDDNDSQKEEEIRKYSIIYGRFDSKRREGKQLSLHELTINEAAAQFCMRDNTLLLRRVELFSLSRQVARESTYLSSLKGSRLHPEELGGPPLKKLKQEVGEQSHSEIQQPPPGPESYAHPYRPSLEEDSASLSGESLDGHLQAVGSCPRLTPPPADLPLALPAHGLWSRHILQQTLMDEGLRLARLVSHDRVGRLSPCVPAKPPLAEFEEGLLDRCPAPGPHPALVEGRRSSMKVEAEASRQ, encoded by the exons ATGCACAGAGCTCCCTCCCCCACAGCCGAGCAGCCGCCGGGCGGAGGGGACAGCGCCCGCCGGACCCCGCAGCCCAGACTCAA GCCCAGTGCCCGAGCCATGGCCCTGCCTCGGACACTGGGGGAGCTGCAGCTGTACCGGGTCCTGCAGCGCGCCAATCTCCTTTCCTACTATGAGACCTTCATCCAGCAGGGAGGGGACGACGTGCAGCAACTGTGTGAGGCGGGTGAGGAGGAGTTCCTGGAGATCATGGCACTCGTGGGCATGGCCACCAAGCCCCTCCATGTCCGACGCCTACAGAAGGCACTGAGAGAGTGGGCCACCAATCCAGGGCTCTTCAGCCAGCCGGTGCCTGCTGTGCCCGTTTCCAGCATTCCACTCTTCAAGATCTCTGAAACTGCAGGGACCCGGAAAGGGAGCATGAGCAACGGGCATGGCAGCCCAGGGGAAAAGGCGGGCAGTGCCCGCAGTTTTAGCCCTAAGAGCCCCCTTGAACTTGGAGAGAAGCTGTCGCCATTGTCTGGGGGACCTGGGGCAGGGGACCCCCGGATCTGGCCAGGCCGGAGCACTCCAGAGTCCGATGTTGGggcaggaggagaagaggaggctGGCTCACCCCCGTTCTCGCCACCTGCAGGGGGAGGAGTCCCTGAGGGgactggggctggggggctggcagCAGCTGGGGCTGGTGGTGGTCCGGATCGACTGGAGCCAGAGATGGTACGCATGGTGGTGGAGAGCGTGGAGAGGATCTTCCGAAGCTTCCCAAGGGGGGATGCTGGGGAGGTAACTTCCCTGCTGAAGCTGAACAAGAAGCTGGCACGGAGCGTGGGCCACATCTTTGAGATGGACGATAATGACagccagaaggaagaggagataCGCAAATACAGCATCATCTATGGCCGCTTTGACTCCAAGCGGCGGGAGGGCAAGCAGCTCAGCCTGCATGAG CTGACCATCAACGAGGCTGCTGCCCAGTTTTGCATGAGGGACAACACTCTTTTACTGCGGAGGGTGGAACTCTTCTCCCTGTCCCGCCAAGTGGCCCGAGAGAGCACCTACCTGTCCTCCTTGAAGGGCTCCAG GCTCCACCCTGAAGAACTGGGAGGCCCCCCACTGAAGAAATTGAAACAAGAG GTTGGAGAACAAAGTCACTCTGAAATCCAGCAGCCTCCCCCAGGCCCTGAGTCCTATGCACACCCATACCGCCCCAGCCTGGAGGAAGACAGCGCCAGCCTGTCCGGGGAGAGCCTGGATGGACACTTGCAGG CTGTGGGGTCGTGCCCAAGGCTGACGCCGCCCCCTGCTGACCTGCCTCTGGCGTTGCCAGCCCATGGGCTGTGGAGCCGCCACATCCTGCAGCAGACGCTGATGGATGAGGGGCTGCGGCTAGCCCGCCTCGTCTCCCACGACCGCGTGGGCCGCCTCAGCCCCTGTGTGCCCGCAAAGCCACCTCTCGCAG AGTTCGAGGAGGGGCTGCTGGACCGATGCCCTGCCCCAGGACCCCATCCTGCTCTGGTGGAAGGTCGAAGGAGCAGCATGAAAGTGGAGGCTGAGGCCAGCCGGCAGTGA